Proteins encoded together in one Planctopirus ephydatiae window:
- a CDS encoding PspA/IM30 family protein produces the protein MNYFSRLTDIVTCNLSQLLKDETDPVQALEKIIEEMDQGIAGARRSVTAARLAVDRMEGEISERRTQIMAWQNRAKTELQGGNESGARLALARKTEVEDLVAGLQQQHRAAQNTFEQLQTTERALESKKAEALRKLASLRAGYATDETEDFPQEGGISLQQDRNERINADLDALRKELLAG, from the coding sequence ATGAACTACTTCAGCCGATTGACAGATATCGTAACCTGCAATCTTTCCCAGTTACTGAAAGATGAAACCGATCCAGTTCAGGCGCTGGAAAAAATCATAGAGGAGATGGATCAGGGAATTGCCGGCGCCCGGCGGAGTGTGACGGCTGCCCGTCTTGCCGTCGATCGCATGGAGGGGGAGATCTCCGAACGCCGTACTCAGATTATGGCGTGGCAGAATCGAGCCAAAACTGAGTTGCAAGGTGGCAACGAAAGTGGCGCCCGTTTAGCTCTGGCCAGAAAAACCGAGGTCGAAGACCTGGTGGCGGGTCTGCAACAACAGCATCGAGCAGCCCAGAATACATTTGAGCAGTTACAAACAACGGAGCGGGCTCTGGAGTCAAAAAAAGCCGAGGCCCTTCGAAAATTAGCCAGTCTCCGTGCGGGATACGCGACTGACGAAACGGAAGACTTCCCGCAAGAAGGCGGGATCAGCCTGCAGCAGGATCGGAATGAGCGAATCAATGCCGATCTGGATGCACTGCGGAAAGAGTTGCTGGCCGGCTAA
- a CDS encoding RNA polymerase sigma factor — MSSQPPTDDELMLAVQTGETRAFNQLVSRYQGPLMGFFVRQIHDVQQAEDLTQETLLRVYNQSWDYLPRGAFRGWLFRIARNLLVDNLRRRSSDALIHTIQPRQEEDELLQNMVGEIGSPEQVADIREVAALVDEFLKELPEEQRLTFILHHYNQLTLPEVADSLEANLPTTKSRLRLAKEKLRQKLQARGILEFPNLLTEAEGESRSQEMA, encoded by the coding sequence ATGAGTTCTCAGCCACCCACGGATGATGAATTGATGCTGGCCGTCCAGACGGGTGAGACACGGGCATTCAATCAGTTGGTATCGCGTTATCAGGGGCCACTCATGGGTTTTTTTGTGCGTCAGATCCATGACGTGCAACAGGCGGAAGACCTGACCCAAGAGACGTTGCTGCGGGTTTATAACCAGTCGTGGGATTATCTGCCGCGAGGTGCATTTCGCGGCTGGCTGTTTCGGATTGCCAGAAATCTGCTGGTCGATAACTTACGCCGCAGGTCGAGTGACGCCTTGATTCATACGATTCAACCTCGTCAGGAAGAAGACGAACTGTTGCAGAACATGGTGGGAGAGATCGGCTCCCCGGAACAGGTGGCGGATATCCGCGAAGTCGCGGCACTCGTCGATGAGTTTTTGAAAGAACTTCCTGAAGAGCAGCGATTAACGTTCATTTTGCATCACTACAACCAGTTGACGTTGCCCGAAGTGGCTGACTCGCTGGAAGCCAATCTGCCCACCACCAAAAGTCGTCTGCGACTGGCGAAAGAAAAGCTGCGACAGAAGCTGCAGGCACGCGGAATCCTCGAATTCCCGAATTTGCTGACTGAGGCTGAAGGAGAAAGTCGCTCGCAGGAAATGGCTTAG
- a CDS encoding lactate racemase domain-containing protein, with protein MSSQSPSNISPIMPFGANSSWPCSLDASSIVATQTGPAPLADLSQAVANACRMPCDFPALGEALIPDDRVVIVLNHRVPRREVIVKELWQILAERGIAPAQLTIIDAPVLSKPSTDPRSLLPTDIASEVQWQIHQPADPNGSGYLGSSLSGERIYLSRALLDADFIIPVATVEADPVHGLCGAIHAIFPALTNLESLQRLNKASHDELHAEDERPIRQLAEEVAGMLGLQFSIELVPAAGGTGVAQVLAGQPDAVHRLGRQAIREHWVLNVDRRSETVVAAVTGQTGQPCTWEDVSRAAQNARRLVINGGRVVLLTDLSAELTEGWELVRDCTQPRDAIRRVKTVQPVDEISIDQMLRTADFATVYLLGGPEGDILEELFLHPLASLKEVDRLLEGTTDCILLGGAQYVRGKARQAQTHVED; from the coding sequence ATGAGTTCGCAATCCCCCTCGAATATCAGTCCCATAATGCCGTTTGGAGCCAACTCTTCGTGGCCCTGCTCGCTCGATGCCAGTTCGATTGTGGCCACACAGACTGGCCCGGCTCCTTTGGCAGATCTCTCACAGGCGGTTGCCAATGCTTGCCGCATGCCTTGCGATTTTCCGGCCCTGGGTGAAGCACTGATCCCTGATGATCGCGTGGTGATTGTGCTCAATCACCGTGTTCCCCGTCGGGAAGTGATCGTCAAAGAATTGTGGCAGATTCTGGCTGAAAGAGGCATCGCACCGGCTCAACTGACCATTATCGACGCTCCTGTCTTATCGAAGCCATCGACGGATCCGAGGTCTCTACTCCCAACGGACATCGCCAGCGAAGTCCAATGGCAAATCCATCAACCAGCCGATCCGAATGGTTCTGGCTATCTGGGCAGCAGTCTCAGTGGCGAACGAATTTATCTTTCACGGGCCTTGCTGGATGCCGATTTTATTATTCCCGTCGCCACCGTCGAAGCGGATCCCGTCCATGGTCTCTGCGGTGCCATCCACGCCATCTTTCCGGCTCTGACAAACCTCGAAAGTCTCCAGAGGCTTAACAAAGCCAGTCATGATGAATTGCATGCCGAAGACGAACGCCCCATTCGGCAACTCGCCGAAGAAGTGGCTGGGATGCTGGGTCTGCAGTTCTCTATCGAACTGGTTCCCGCGGCTGGTGGAACTGGAGTTGCTCAGGTGCTGGCAGGCCAACCGGATGCTGTCCATCGGCTCGGACGCCAGGCGATTCGTGAGCATTGGGTGCTCAATGTCGATCGCAGGTCAGAGACCGTTGTGGCTGCGGTCACAGGACAGACAGGGCAACCCTGCACTTGGGAAGATGTCAGCCGGGCTGCTCAGAATGCCCGCCGATTGGTCATTAATGGCGGGCGCGTTGTGTTACTCACCGATCTCTCTGCCGAATTGACCGAAGGCTGGGAGCTGGTTCGGGATTGCACACAACCTCGTGATGCCATTCGTCGAGTCAAGACGGTGCAGCCGGTTGATGAGATCTCGATTGATCAGATGCTGCGAACAGCCGACTTTGCCACTGTCTATCTGCTCGGCGGGCCTGAGGGTGATATCCTGGAAGAGTTGTTTCTGCATCCGTTGGCCAGCCTGAAGGAAGTCGACCGGCTGCTGGAAGGAACCACCGATTGTATTCTGCTGGGTGGTGCACAATATGTGCGGGGGAAAGCCCGGCAAGCGCAGACTCATGTTGAGGATTGA
- a CDS encoding MFS transporter, producing the protein MHHIDTPAQSSSPVLPGPWWRSMTRYHWFVLLVAALGWLFDCLDQQLFVLARPAVMESLIPGNSADPAVRSAQKMGGDIATSIFIAGWATGGLFFGMLGDRIGRAKTMMITILLYSLFTGLSALSVGLWDFAFYRFLTGLGVGGEFAVGVALVAEVMPNNARPYTLGLLQALSAVGNVSAAMVNLSLGLAEEQGLPYSPWRIMFLIGAIPALLALVVRRYLKEPEQWTAASTSELKEKQLGSYTALFKHPVWRKHALLGLVLGCAGVVGLWSVGFYTPDLTREIQKKPITAQVLEEFKAVHGSETMDRILAQPQKGSAPRNPDDQKILESFEKTVKGRLSRWPSYSSIMLNIGAFFGMFGFGALSQKIGRKPTFAIALVAAFSSTVIVFLFLTELWQIFVFVPIMGFCQLSLFAGYAIYFPELFPTWLRSTGTSFCYNVGRFVAATGPIAKIGLDSIYAGSEHATRYTGATMCFVFLIGLFVLPFLPETKGKPLPE; encoded by the coding sequence ATGCACCATATTGATACACCGGCTCAGTCGTCATCTCCTGTCCTTCCCGGGCCCTGGTGGCGATCGATGACTCGCTACCACTGGTTCGTCCTGCTCGTGGCAGCTTTGGGCTGGCTCTTTGATTGTCTCGATCAGCAGTTGTTCGTATTGGCTCGACCCGCCGTGATGGAATCTCTGATTCCTGGAAATTCTGCCGATCCCGCCGTCAGGAGTGCTCAAAAAATGGGTGGCGATATCGCCACATCCATCTTTATTGCCGGCTGGGCGACAGGAGGGCTGTTCTTTGGAATGTTGGGGGATCGAATTGGTCGTGCAAAAACCATGATGATCACCATTTTGCTCTATTCGCTGTTTACTGGTCTCAGTGCGCTTTCGGTGGGGTTATGGGATTTTGCCTTCTATCGTTTTCTCACCGGGCTTGGTGTGGGTGGCGAGTTTGCTGTCGGTGTAGCACTGGTGGCGGAAGTCATGCCCAATAATGCGAGACCTTACACCCTGGGATTACTCCAGGCACTTTCAGCTGTGGGTAATGTTTCTGCCGCCATGGTCAATCTCTCTTTGGGGCTTGCCGAAGAACAAGGTCTGCCGTACAGCCCCTGGAGGATTATGTTCCTCATTGGAGCTATTCCTGCACTTCTCGCTCTGGTCGTTCGTCGATACCTCAAGGAGCCAGAGCAATGGACTGCTGCTTCAACGAGTGAGCTAAAAGAAAAGCAGCTGGGATCTTATACGGCTCTTTTCAAACACCCGGTTTGGCGAAAGCATGCCTTGTTGGGGCTGGTGCTAGGATGTGCCGGAGTGGTGGGATTGTGGTCAGTTGGCTTTTACACTCCTGATTTAACAAGAGAAATTCAGAAAAAACCGATCACGGCCCAGGTCCTCGAAGAGTTCAAAGCGGTTCATGGATCCGAAACGATGGATCGAATTCTCGCGCAGCCTCAAAAGGGAAGTGCGCCACGCAATCCCGACGACCAGAAAATTCTGGAGAGCTTCGAGAAAACTGTGAAAGGGCGACTGAGCCGGTGGCCAAGTTATTCTTCGATTATGCTGAATATTGGCGCCTTCTTTGGAATGTTCGGATTTGGTGCACTTTCACAAAAGATCGGTCGAAAGCCCACATTTGCGATTGCATTGGTAGCCGCTTTTTCAAGCACCGTGATTGTCTTTCTATTCCTGACGGAGCTGTGGCAGATTTTCGTTTTTGTGCCGATCATGGGTTTCTGTCAGTTGTCGCTCTTTGCCGGCTACGCGATCTATTTTCCAGAGCTTTTCCCAACCTGGCTCAGATCAACCGGAACCAGTTTTTGTTACAACGTCGGGCGTTTTGTGGCAGCGACGGGGCCCATCGCCAAAATTGGTCTCGATTCGATTTACGCAGGCTCGGAACATGCGACACGTTACACTGGCGCCACAATGTGCTTTGTGTTCCTGATTGGCTTGTTCGTACTGCCATTCCTGCCCGAAACCAAGGGGAAACCACTGCCAGAATAG
- the leuD gene encoding 3-isopropylmalate dehydratase small subunit has protein sequence MVQAITQVTGSAVPLLLDDIDTDRIIPARFLRCVTFDGLGEHAFEDDRIQDPSHPFNQAQFQGGKILVAGRNFGCGSSREHAPQALMRWGIQAIIAESYAEIFFGNCVSLGIPCVRASRADLEALTKLISADPRTTVAIDLLAQTVTAQSTGGQQVKAAVQIPPGAKQSLTTGGWDFLGQLLDGEPEVRAQVAKIPYLQKFAV, from the coding sequence ATGGTTCAAGCCATTACTCAAGTGACAGGGTCAGCCGTTCCGCTTTTACTGGACGACATCGACACCGATCGCATCATTCCCGCGCGCTTCCTGCGGTGTGTGACCTTTGACGGCCTGGGAGAGCACGCGTTTGAAGATGACCGGATTCAAGATCCTTCACACCCGTTCAATCAAGCCCAGTTCCAGGGGGGCAAGATTCTGGTAGCCGGCCGTAATTTTGGCTGTGGCTCATCGCGTGAGCATGCTCCACAGGCTTTGATGCGCTGGGGCATTCAGGCCATCATTGCCGAGTCGTATGCCGAGATTTTCTTCGGAAACTGCGTCTCGCTAGGTATTCCCTGCGTGCGAGCCAGTCGAGCCGACCTCGAAGCTTTGACGAAGCTCATCAGTGCCGATCCCCGCACGACAGTCGCCATCGATCTGTTGGCTCAGACCGTGACTGCTCAATCGACTGGTGGTCAGCAGGTCAAGGCGGCTGTGCAGATTCCACCAGGGGCGAAGCAATCACTGACCACAGGTGGCTGGGATTTTCTGGGCCAGCTGCTGGATGGAGAACCCGAAGTCCGCGCTCAGGTTGCCAAAATTCCTTACCTGCAGAAATTTGCCGTATGA
- a CDS encoding Uma2 family endonuclease yields the protein MAHALTTPKKAETQLWIDDLFRQLEEIEGKAEIVDGGIFLMSPADAWHTIVSGLIYAQLLAYQKKIGRGIAVSDNGTFRCELPHRQSFSPDAAFYVGPDVDMGPFPLAPIFAVEIRSQHDYGAHAERVMAAKREDYFAAGTMVVWDVDLLSTNLVKAYRRDAPEVPAIFSDVEIADAEPALPGWKATVREFLPGNWKPAR from the coding sequence ATGGCACATGCCCTGACAACTCCGAAGAAAGCAGAGACCCAGTTATGGATCGATGATCTTTTTCGCCAGTTGGAAGAGATCGAGGGGAAGGCTGAGATTGTTGATGGAGGGATCTTTCTCATGTCTCCCGCAGATGCCTGGCATACCATTGTTTCCGGGTTGATCTACGCGCAATTGCTGGCGTATCAGAAGAAGATCGGACGTGGAATCGCCGTCTCGGACAACGGAACTTTTCGATGTGAACTGCCACATCGGCAGTCGTTCAGTCCTGATGCTGCTTTTTATGTCGGGCCTGATGTTGATATGGGGCCATTTCCTTTGGCTCCGATCTTCGCGGTCGAAATTCGGAGTCAACACGATTACGGAGCCCATGCCGAGCGCGTGATGGCAGCCAAGCGAGAGGATTACTTTGCCGCAGGGACTATGGTTGTCTGGGATGTGGATCTTCTCTCCACGAATCTCGTTAAAGCTTATCGGAGAGATGCTCCCGAAGTGCCTGCGATTTTTAGCGATGTGGAAATCGCGGATGCCGAGCCAGCTCTGCCGGGCTGGAAAGCCACAGTGAGAGAGTTTTTGCCGGGGAACTGGAAACCAGCCCGTTAA
- the leuC gene encoding 3-isopropylmalate dehydratase large subunit, producing the protein MTDSRNLFNKVWDLHACQTLPSGQDQLFIGLHLIHEVTSPQAFAILRERNLKVTYPERTVATVDHIVPTQSTARPFVDLLAEEMMSAIEKNCRDFGIRLFDLVDNRQGVVHIVGPEQGLTLPGMTIACGDSHTSTHGAFGSIAFGIGTSQVADVLATQTLALARPKVRKIEVTGQLKPGVYAKDVILHIIRKLGVQGGVGYAYEYAGDVFDRMSMEERMTVCNMSIEGGARCGYINPDQTTVDYIQGRPFAPQGEEFERAAKWWLSLASGKDAQFDDVVVFKAEEIEPTVTWGITPAQSVGVKETLPTIASFPADDQKVISEAFQYMDLKEGQPIQGLKINVAFIGSCTNGRISDLREAARIVKGRHVATGVKALVVPGSQLVRKQAMEEGLDKIFEEAGFEWRGAGCSMCLAMNPDKLQGNEVCASSSNRNFKGRQGSPTGRTLLMSPAMVAAAAVTGAVTDVRELE; encoded by the coding sequence ATGACAGACAGCCGTAATCTCTTCAACAAGGTGTGGGATCTCCATGCCTGCCAGACACTTCCTTCAGGTCAGGATCAATTGTTCATTGGCTTGCACCTGATCCACGAAGTGACCAGTCCTCAGGCTTTTGCCATTCTGCGAGAGCGGAATTTAAAGGTGACTTACCCGGAACGGACAGTGGCCACGGTGGACCATATTGTCCCCACGCAGAGTACAGCGCGGCCCTTTGTCGATCTTCTGGCCGAAGAGATGATGTCGGCAATCGAGAAGAACTGCCGTGACTTTGGGATTCGGCTCTTTGACCTGGTCGATAACCGCCAGGGCGTGGTTCACATCGTGGGGCCTGAGCAGGGACTCACGTTGCCAGGCATGACCATTGCCTGCGGCGACAGCCATACAAGTACACACGGTGCGTTTGGGTCGATTGCTTTTGGTATTGGTACCAGCCAGGTGGCCGATGTTCTGGCCACGCAGACACTGGCTCTAGCACGGCCGAAAGTCCGCAAGATTGAAGTCACTGGCCAATTGAAGCCTGGTGTTTACGCCAAGGACGTGATTCTGCACATCATTCGCAAGCTGGGTGTGCAAGGTGGTGTGGGCTATGCCTATGAGTATGCAGGTGATGTGTTCGACCGGATGTCGATGGAAGAACGCATGACGGTCTGCAACATGAGCATCGAAGGGGGAGCCCGTTGCGGGTACATCAACCCTGATCAGACGACTGTCGATTACATCCAGGGGCGACCATTTGCGCCGCAGGGCGAAGAATTTGAGCGGGCTGCCAAGTGGTGGTTGAGCCTGGCCAGTGGCAAGGACGCTCAGTTTGATGACGTGGTTGTCTTCAAGGCCGAAGAGATTGAACCCACAGTGACCTGGGGGATTACGCCTGCTCAATCCGTCGGTGTCAAAGAGACCTTGCCGACAATTGCCAGCTTTCCTGCTGACGATCAGAAGGTGATCAGCGAAGCCTTCCAGTATATGGATCTGAAGGAAGGTCAGCCCATCCAGGGGCTCAAGATCAATGTGGCCTTTATTGGTTCTTGCACGAACGGCCGCATCAGCGATCTGCGGGAAGCGGCCCGAATTGTCAAGGGACGCCATGTGGCTACCGGTGTAAAGGCACTGGTCGTTCCAGGCTCACAACTGGTGCGTAAGCAGGCCATGGAAGAAGGGCTCGACAAGATCTTTGAGGAAGCCGGCTTTGAGTGGCGAGGTGCCGGCTGTTCGATGTGCCTGGCCATGAACCCCGACAAACTTCAGGGGAACGAAGTCTGTGCTTCAAGCAGTAACCGGAATTTCAAAGGTCGCCAGGGGAGCCCCACCGGCCGCACATTACTCATGAGCCCCGCGATGGTCGCCGCCGCCGCTGTGACTGGCGCCGTCACCGATGTGCGGGAACTGGAGTAG
- a CDS encoding LptF/LptG family permease: protein MWTFDQYLLRNFFYVFFVCFVAAFGLVVTIDLLENLDEFMLNNQGGGALSLLVSIGTYYGYQAIFFLDRGGASLMVIAVMVVLVLFQRSGELHPMLAAGVPMYRVLRALMIGPVLVTAVLVANQELIVPVIAHAAHGGRGIQTGEGGQVEPIYDYSTKISINGERVSLADSQLEGAQFVLPAPIIVHDLTIIRGTKAIFRKAAGQRPDGWVIFGAAPQFEELALTPRGQEIVRKVGRSGELFIASPVSCDQLFKRKSSSNYLSTSELLGRIRNEAYGPLAVQKFVTQVHGRLTQPLINLIAVLLSLPLLVRRESAGLVMDSGVCAVAQGVLFGMMQLSAYLSTSGIIAADLAAWFPVFIGGAMAAWTRDMIRS from the coding sequence GTGTGGACATTTGATCAATACTTGCTAAGAAACTTTTTCTACGTCTTCTTCGTGTGCTTTGTGGCAGCGTTCGGGCTGGTCGTCACGATTGACCTTCTGGAAAATCTCGACGAGTTCATGCTCAATAATCAGGGTGGCGGAGCACTTTCGCTGCTGGTTTCCATCGGAACTTACTACGGCTATCAGGCCATTTTCTTTCTGGATCGTGGCGGTGCTTCGTTGATGGTGATTGCCGTCATGGTGGTGCTGGTACTCTTTCAAAGATCTGGCGAACTCCATCCGATGCTGGCAGCCGGGGTGCCGATGTATCGCGTATTGCGAGCTTTGATGATTGGCCCGGTCCTCGTTACGGCTGTCCTCGTTGCCAATCAGGAACTGATAGTTCCGGTCATTGCTCACGCGGCCCACGGCGGGCGTGGCATCCAGACAGGTGAAGGCGGGCAGGTCGAACCGATTTACGATTATTCGACGAAAATCTCGATCAATGGAGAGAGAGTCAGTCTGGCAGATTCTCAATTGGAGGGAGCTCAGTTTGTCCTGCCAGCTCCAATAATCGTGCATGATCTCACGATTATTCGTGGGACGAAGGCCATCTTCCGGAAAGCGGCCGGGCAACGCCCCGATGGCTGGGTGATTTTTGGGGCCGCACCTCAGTTTGAAGAACTGGCACTGACGCCACGTGGGCAGGAAATCGTAAGGAAAGTGGGTCGCAGTGGAGAGCTTTTTATTGCCAGCCCCGTCAGTTGCGATCAGCTATTTAAACGAAAATCGAGTTCGAACTACCTGTCGACCAGTGAACTTCTCGGGCGTATTCGAAATGAGGCTTACGGCCCACTCGCGGTGCAGAAGTTTGTTACACAGGTTCACGGTCGTCTGACGCAACCGCTGATCAACCTGATTGCGGTCCTGCTGTCATTGCCTTTGCTGGTGCGTCGAGAAAGTGCAGGACTGGTCATGGATTCCGGCGTGTGTGCGGTCGCACAAGGAGTTTTGTTCGGCATGATGCAACTTTCGGCTTACTTGAGCACTTCGGGAATCATAGCGGCCGATCTGGCAGCCTGGTTCCCGGTCTTTATTGGCGGTGCAATGGCCGCCTGGACGCGGGACATGATTCGGTCGTAA